The nucleotide sequence gtttgattttgtttaggCATAATAATAGTATAATACTTGGATTGACAGTTTTATTGTTGCTGGTTTGATGTCTCTTCTTGGTCTTTGGCATTTTAGACTACTGTTAATATGCTTTTACATCTAGGTGTACTTTTTCTACTTCATGTACAGCACCCAATACTTGACATGCATGCTGCTCTGCATTACTTCTCTCCTACGAGTATATTCCCTTCTAGTTAGATTTCTTTCTCACTTTGGATGCTTTTCAGGTCAATGAGGAATACATGAGAACTCTTGAGATTCTAAGTAAGAAGCTGAAGTTTGTAGAAGTGGACACAATGGTTAAAGCTTCAAAAGCTCTAAAAGATGTTCAACCTGAACTTGAAAAACTCAGGCAGAAAGCAGTCTCAAAGGTTGTCTACATCAATAACAATATTAGTATggaattttgttttcatttataattaaatgcAGAAATTTTCTTCTATTCTGTGAGCTATTTATCAAAGAAACAAATATCCATATCATCTGTTATCCATCCATCTGCAGGTATTTGACTTCATTGTTCAGAAACTCTATGCATTGAGAAAACCCAAAACAAATATCCAAATACTTCAACAAAGTGTCCTTTTAAAGTACAAGTGAgtttcttaattaatttttagaatgCTATAGCTTGATGGATTGATATGCTATGAATTCTGAATTCCTATTGATAAGGTTCCTCTAGCACTTAGTTTTATCTACTAGACAACATGCCCATGTTTGCTTGtgttgagtttttttaatatacactGTTTTATAAATGTATTTCTCTTGAGTATTAAATTGTTTCATGCACAAATCTATTCATGGCTATTTTGTTGACTGGATAttactttttaaatatatttttaacaacaTTGTATTGAGCCTTGAATTTTATCTAAATCATCACAAATTGTGCTTATAAACAGATCAATCTGTAGAATTTTGTTATTGAACTACTATTGAAGGATTtcttattttaaatgttttattttccaTCATTTGCATTTGAGCTGCTAACAAGAGAACTAGTGAAGGATCTGACATGCACCATTGTATACCTCCTTGCGTTAACCACCTTTAAATTGTGAAAATGTTTTCgttatttttattaactttGGGTGCTTTATGAATCTAACAAATAGAAATGTAAAAGTGTAGGTATGTTGTTAACTTTCTCAAGGAACATGGCAAAGAAGTATATAATGAAGTTCGTGCAGCTTATATTGATACAATGAACAAGGTAAATGCCAAAAATCAGAACTttccattaatatttttattgaccAAAAGGTTATCCTAAATAATGCTATGAGGATggaaaatgtttgtttgttttcacattttgtttaaatttcttGCTCGAAAGCATCTTTCTAGAAAATAAACTTCACATTAGCATCTCAGCCCATATGCCAGcaaagttgttttaaaaaaaaactatacgtTTACAATTTCAAAGATTCTTAAGCTTACTATAAAAGACTTGGAGCCTGTTGACAAAATTCtagttttatatgattatgtattCAATCAAAGTGTAGGTTCAATATAGAAAAAAAACCCACTAAAAATGCATTTCCCCCAAGTGAAGTTTAAAGTGAGGTGTGAATGGTAGCATCTAAAAATCTTTGGTAGCTTTGAGTTGGCCTGACATACTTTCATTCTATGTTAATTTGCTGGATTTCATGGTTAACAATGAACTGCATGGAAGACTACTATTTTGGTTGTAATATGTATGAGCTGAGTGGGCCGGGCCAATCACCGATCCATGTTACAATTAACAATTTTTAGCAACTATTCCAATATTTAGACATGTAGATGTTGAGTGAAATGAGTATAATGATTTTGCAGGGAAATGAAGTTGAAAATTATTTGATGAAGTATCCTTATGCTCCTCTATATGTGCAGGTTCTTAGTGCTCATTTCCGTGCTTACATACAAGCATTGGAGAAACTGCAATTGGATATAGCAACATCCTATGATTTAATTGGTGTAGAGACAAGAAGCAACAGCGGTCTTTTTGCAACAGCATGGCAACCGCTAAAGAATCGATCTGCTGTTTTTGCTCTTGGGGATAGGATTAATATATTGAAGGTATGACTCAACCtagaaaaaagggaaaaactATGCATATTATCCTTTTGTTTTATAATACTATATGAATTGACTGAGGAGTGCATGTATTTCTTACCATTGGTGTCAGTAGTTCATTTTGAGCAGTGAAGGTTAGTCAAGACTAGGATAATAATTGTGTGAAGagaaacaaaacttttttttcttcagcaGAATTATATTTCATGCCCCTAGGGATCTGTTGcttgtttaaaaatttattttattcatgatactttgaattatttgctttagaaaataattgaaatttctTAGAGAGCCTTTGctatatactttttatttttgaaagttaTATTTCTCGGTCCTTGGTATTATTAATGTGACTGGATTTGACTCCTCTAAAGAAAGAGATGCGCTTTAGAGGATAAAAGTTAAATTATAAATGATGATTAATAAGTTAACAATTAAGATATCAACAATTTCATAATTtgttatatatgtatgtattttatattttatcacaatttcAACTGTTGATTCTTCAATGGAAGGTTATTTTTATACTCTTCGCTTGAGAGGAGCCAAACTCAATCAAAATTTACACAATCATTAGATGACTCTGATCTGCAGAGATTGTGTAGTCATTGGGTTATGGCCTTAAGATTTGACATCATTTCAGGAAATTGATGAACCAGCATTGATTCCTCATATAGCTGAAGCCAGCTCTATGAAATATCCATATGAAGTTCTGTTCAGGAGCTTGCAGAAGCTGCTTATGGATACTGCTACTTCAGAGTACACTCCAGCTTGCTATGCCACTTAATATTGTCTTACAAAATCCTTCTGTGCATAAAAACCCTAGTTAAATACATGTTGACATTATTTCCTTGCATCTGCAGATATAATTTCTGTGAGGATTTTTATGGGGAACAACATATGTTCTATGAAATTTTTTCAGGTATTGTGATggagttttaaaattttgtggAGTGTTTGCAGTCACTGTCCAATAGATGAAAGAATTTCTTTAGCTTACTGATATTTAAAATGAACTTTGTTAGATTCGGTTTTACATTGCTACTCTGTAGattgcaaaatttaaaatatgccAACATGGGAACAAAAGTATCATGATGTCACAGAACATTTGGAAACACTATTGATGTAGGTGCTTggtaaaacaaaaaatggtaGAGTTGATTTGTTATAGATCATAGCGTTTGTatgaaatttgtaatttttgcacatattttgtttttttgctgaaataaataaacattagcatttaatataatcaataatGGCATGGTAACTAACAAATGCCATTTTCAGCAATTTTTTATTGGGAAATGCTAATGAGTTCCctaagggcactctttaagagTTTAAAGTAGtgagtttttatgaaaatatgtatattcaatgcattggaaatcgaaatgtttaactttttaaataaatgcaTTGGAATAACTTCTTTATTTAGtatccttaaagagtgcccttaagtgccctaagggcactcgttagcaagacccttttttattttatttttacctttTTGGTATATAAACAGACACCACTGTATCATTTtgtctttaattttatcattttcagaTATGGGTTTAGGTTTTGTATAGGTCAATTGATATGCCTTTTTGGTTTATACAGGTCCTTTTGGTGTCATGGATGAGCATTTCAATACAATACTTCCAAATTGCTATGATGCTATAGGTCTAATGCTTATGATTCGCATAATACACCAGCATCAGGTAACATTCTGACTTGAAAGACCGGTTTCAGTCTTCAGTAAGAAGGACAACATATCTAAGTAAAATCACATTGATGCTATTGTGGCCTAAAGAAGTTGTAATGCAGACAGGGGCGGATGCATTTGAGAGCTACATGGTGCTAAAGCTCCACAtgaaatttccttttttttttaataaataaaacatctTTTGAATGCTTTGTCACTTGTTAATgataccaaaaaataattataagatATGAGGAATGAGGGATGAGAAGAACTTATATCTAAAGTTATTAAAATTTGCAATAAGCATGATATTGATGTGCCTAATATGGATGCACCGTATGCCCAAAGGAAGTAACTTTTAATTGAAAAACACcaattgtttattaaaaagttatatatttaatataaaatacacaaattATAAGATAAACTTaccattttaaatttcttaacatgtgcaaatttgcacatgatagaaaaaactcatcttatttttaatataatttgcattattgtttcttcaaatttttaGCCCCGCGTATACTAAATGTCTGGATCCGCCCCTGAATGCAGACAAGTGATTTTCAACATTCCCATCATCTTGTTCCAAGAATTTGATTCATAGCCACCCTCTTGAAATTCCAATGAAAACTGACCCGTTGGTTTTGGAATACAAACCATTTCTTGAGAAGCAATTACCAAATAATTGAATAATATAACACAAACGGATTTCATTGCAcagttaaaatttaattaagttCCAATCTGCATTTCATGTTtcagttaaaatttaaaaccaaaCAGTAATGTGAATGTTGGCAAAAATTTGTGCATTTACAAATGTTTCACCCTTTAAACAATTTGAAACtgatatacttatttatttcagCTCATTATGTCTCGGAGGAGGATTCCATGCTTGGATTCTTATTTAGACAAGGTCAGCTTCCTGAGCAATGCATTCTGCTTAAACAAGATTAGTTTTTTCTTGACAGTGTGTTTACTGCTGGTAGATTCCATCTAGTCACAAGTAGCCCTACAATTCTTGTAGGGTTCTGAGTCTAGACAGTTATAACATTGAAATTTCTGGGGTATCGGTTAGAGAACTATTTGACTGCTTAGCTGGAACTTAAATCGATTTGAAATAATTGAATAATCTGAATGATTGTCTATGTCATGCGAAGAATCTGTACAACCACATTACATGGGAAACATAGTTAGAATCCCTCAAGATTGGGAGCAGCTAGCAGATAATTAGTGATGTCTCGGCCCTGCAACCAGCTAGCAGCTAGGtgaagaaaaaatagattttagtACTTCATCACCATGAACTAGTGAATAAGCATCTGCTACTCGGCTCTCTTCATGATTAGCTCCGTATAGCTGCAGGACCCCAAAAATCTCTCCTCATTTTGGTCATCAAATTCTGAAGCTGTTCCCTCTCCTTCCTCATTACGGGTTTCATTTTTCACCAAATATGACTAACCTCAACTTTTTATGAGAACATTGGTGAggggattaattttttttcacactTAAAACATTGCCCTCGAGTCCTTCTTGCCATCAACACCTGACATGTTAAATGTCTCGTCAATTTTTGCTCCGTGGAAATTCAACGTTTTCCCTCCGTTCTACCCATAGAAGTCATAGATGACTAGGCTCTTACATTTCCTAGACAAGACTTTCTAGATGGCGGGACTCTCTTGGCCTGGGTGTCTGAAGTTTTGTCATATACACTCTCAATTCTCTTACATTTCCCTTGgtctaatatattttatttactgtGATATATGAAATCCTTCTATTGTTCAATGACGATAATGGATAAAACTAACAGATAATATGAGTCAATGGGCCTTGAGTCATATTTAAAGCAAATTCATAACTTTGGCAGGTCAATATTTCCCTATGGCCTCGGTTTAAGATGGTATTCGACATGCACCTCAACAGTTTGCGAAATGCAAATGTGAAGACATTGTGGGAAGATGATGTTCATCCTCATTATGTCATGAGGCGTTATGCGGAGTTTACTGCTTCACTTATCCACTTAAACTCTGAGTTTGGGGATGGTCAGGTCAGTATAATAAACCTATCAATCATCAACTCCTTTTTGAAAATTTCTAATGCAATCCATTTGTTTACTAATTGCAGCTTGAACTGAATCTGGAACGACTTAGAATGGCCATTGATGATTTACTTATCAAGCTTGCCAAGAACTTCACAAAGCCAAAACTACAAACGGTGtttcttataaacaattatGATATGACAATCGCTGTTTTGAAGGTAAGAATCtgctctttatttttattttgtagagcTATATATCTGCACCTAGAAAGAACTTGAACAAAACTCCATTTCAAATTGCTGGTGTGGTTCATGTCAAAATTGATTATCATAGCTTGCTCTATCAATTTTGGAATATCCAGGgtaacttcaattttttctcgCATGGTTGATTCCAGGAAGCAGGTCCTGAAGCTGGCAAAATTCAAATGCACTTTGAGGAACTACTGAAGAGCAATACAGCATTATTTGTGGTAATTGCCTTCAATCCTTTCATACCTGGTTTTGTTGCAAACTAAAGTTCGTGTTTTAATCGTGCATGCAAAGAGTATACGAGAACAAGTAAATGTGAACTTATGCAATTTTCAAAAAGAAGATGGGTCGTCAGTGTATCGATTGATTAATCCGTGGTGTAACAGATAACTAATTTACCCTCTTGCTCTCATTTGCAATTGCAAATgtcttaacttttttttcttatattttctttcaatccttgCAGGAAGAACTGCTCCAAGAGCattttaatgatttaatcaagttTGTCAAGGCCAAAGCCTGTAAGTATAAAGTGATGACAccacttgttcaaaaaaaataaaacgacGACACCAGTGTCGCATTTTATTTACATTCAATATTTGCTAAACTATGGCTTGATTGCATGAAATTTATCAGCTGAGGACCCAACATCGAGTCCTGATAAACCTATAACTGTTGCGGAAGTGGAGCCACTAGTGAAGGATTTTGCAAGTAGGTGGAAGGCGGCAATAGAGTTGATGCACAAAGATGTCATCACGTCTTTCAGCAATTTCTTGTGCGGTATGGAGATCTTAAGAGCTGCATTGACCCAATTGCTACTTTACTATACGAGACTCTCCGATTCCATCAAGAGGATCCCTGGTGGGTCTGCATTGAACAAGGATCTTGTTTCCATATCTTCAATCATGTATGAGATTAGGAAATATTCGAGGACTTTCTAATTTATTGAAGAAGTCATAGTTATCTGTTGGATCTAATTCCAAATCCATAATATCCGATgtatgttttgtaaaaaaaacatttttggaCGAAGATTTTTTGCTCCTTTTGGGTACATCTATAGTTACCGAATTGGCATTGTTGAAGAATGGTGAATGATTCAGTTGTAGTTAGATAGAGATGCAACAAATTATACAGAATGCAAATACGGGATGATACTGCACTGTTTTTGtaatatgtaatttttaatttgggtagagattttattttacttttttcctGTTGAGCATGGCATTCCAGCAATTAAGATCTCAGCGATGATATTCATGTTTGTTTGCTTTGCTTATCTTAACAGCAACGCCGGTTCAAGAAATTGATTTGGACTGGCTTACTCGAATTAGTGAATCAAATGAGTATTTGGTTCATTTAAATTGCTAGTCATTTTCAGCCAACCAAACCTCATAATCATGGTATAATACACCCCTAAAAAAGAGAGTTCTAATGAATAATAATCGTGACATCGTATCAATGGGCGTATAAAGGAACAAAATTATCCAGATAAAACATACAATGGGTTAAACTCATGATAAGATTGTCATATCAACCAACTGGGAAGAAATAGCTCAACACTGTAGGACGATGATCGAAGCCACCACAAGGAAGTGTCCATTGACTAGCAAGCCCCcgaagataaatgatatttctaTGCACCGaccatataaaatatttttacacatgCAATCAATCAAATCACACCACGAAGatttttgttgagatattttatgAATTAACCTTTTTTATTCGAGGGAATTTATGAATTAACCTATAAAGAATCATTTTTCAACACATTCTGGttgattgattaaaattcacAGATGTTCCACAAAATTTACGTGACCCACATAAAATTATAGGACCCatgtaaattttaatcaatcaacggtctattaaaaaatatgtgcCAAAAAATGTGCTCCTAACACTCTTCAACCTATCAAAGTGATGATATAATGAAATTTGATTGAATACATATGTAAAAATAAGTTTTACAATTGCCTTTTTATTATATACTTATAACTAACGGTAAGATgtatcaattattattttttttctattaaaaaaatattattattttttattattgcattaattattattaattttgttttcgtGAGCtaaactcagttggtatgaacaatgcataatatattcaaggtc is from Medicago truncatula cultivar Jemalong A17 chromosome 1, MtrunA17r5.0-ANR, whole genome shotgun sequence and encodes:
- the LOC11431736 gene encoding vacuolar protein sorting-associated protein 52 A: MADVASNTMSPSSQFDLGAFVGDLTIEEDLNGDDISLDGLQQELEECKNDEVVANILSKGPKLRDYTKGVENDLRKVELDSIQDYIKESDNLVSLHDQIHDCDNILSHMETLLSGFQAEIGSISSDIKILQEKSMDMGLRLKNRKVAESKLAKFVEDIIIPPRMVDILVDGEVNEEYMRTLEILSKKLKFVEVDTMVKASKALKDVQPELEKLRQKAVSKVFDFIVQKLYALRKPKTNIQILQQSVLLKYKYVVNFLKEHGKEVYNEVRAAYIDTMNKVLSAHFRAYIQALEKLQLDIATSYDLIGVETRSNSGLFATAWQPLKNRSAVFALGDRINILKEIDEPALIPHIAEASSMKYPYEVLFRSLQKLLMDTATSEYNFCEDFYGEQHMFYEIFSGPFGVMDEHFNTILPNCYDAIGLMLMIRIIHQHQLIMSRRRIPCLDSYLDKVNISLWPRFKMVFDMHLNSLRNANVKTLWEDDVHPHYVMRRYAEFTASLIHLNSEFGDGQLELNLERLRMAIDDLLIKLAKNFTKPKLQTVFLINNYDMTIAVLKEAGPEAGKIQMHFEELLKSNTALFVEELLQEHFNDLIKFVKAKASEDPTSSPDKPITVAEVEPLVKDFASRWKAAIELMHKDVITSFSNFLCGMEILRAALTQLLLYYTRLSDSIKRIPGGSALNKDLVSISSIMYEIRKYSRTF